The Homalodisca vitripennis isolate AUS2020 unplaced genomic scaffold, UT_GWSS_2.1 ScUCBcl_3099;HRSCAF=8392, whole genome shotgun sequence genome includes a window with the following:
- the LOC124372409 gene encoding protein ANTAGONIST OF LIKE HETEROCHROMATIN PROTEIN 1-like isoform X1, whose product MDVDVDDALLAYHAFIILTGGYLLLKMKRKPRRRRWWAVSVNRNRSQYSGTNLLADLLKEPSGQFQNFCRMSNEDFSSLLAKVTPLIAKKDTKWRKAIPPNERLAITLRFLATGDSFKSLHYLFKVSPQIISEIIPEVCSSIIEVLKDVIKLPATATEWRIISRHFEELWNFPHCIGTIDGKHVTIQSPINSGSEFFNYKKYFSIVLMALVDAEYCFMFADCGCQGRLSDGAVFKNTVLYNKIKSKSLNLPNDEPLPGRQKLMPYVFLGDDAFALSKRLMKPFPGSHEQGSKPRIFNYRLSRARRIVENTFGIMASVFRVLRKPMLLQPDKVALVTMTCVILHNFLRRSRTSRSMYTPAGTFDSEDNGMVTGGSWREDTADMTSMLPLQKVPRKPGTAAKEYREEFAEYFMNNGKIPWQNDYS is encoded by the exons ATGGATGTCGATGTTGATGATGCTCTTCTTGCTTATCacgcttttataattttaactggaGGATATTTACTGCTAAAAATGAAAAGGAAACCTAGAAGAAGGAGATGGTGGGCGGTATCCGTAAATCGTAATAGAAGCCA GTACAGCGGTACAAACTTATTAGCAGATTTGTTAAAAGAGCCTTCTGGACAGTTCCAAAACTTCTGTAGAATGTCTAATGAAGATTTTAGTTCACTACTAGCAAAAGTAACACCTTTGATTGCTAAGAAAGATACAAAGTGGAGGAAAGCAATACCACCGAATGAACGTTTAGCCATAACCTTACGATTCCTAGCAACAGGAGATAGTTTTAAAAGCCTGCATTACTTGTTTAAAGTATCACCCCAAATAATATCAGAGATAATTCCAGAAGTATGCAGCTCAATAATTGAAGTACTGAAGGATGTTATTAAG cttCCTGCTACTGCGACTGAGTGGAGAATAATTAGTCGGCATTTCGAGGAACTGTGGAATTTCCCACACTGCATTGGTACTATTGATGGGAAACACGTAACAATTCAGTCACCAATCAACAGTGGATCCGAATTCttcaattataagaaatacttCAGTATTGTACTCATGGCGCTGGTTGACGCTGAGTATTGTTTTATGTTCGCTGATTGTGGCTGTCAAGGAAGACTGAGTGATGGtgcagtttttaaaaacactgtactctacaacaaaataaaaagtaagagttTGAATTTACCTAACGATGAGCCGCTACCAGGGAGACAAAAACTGATGCCGTATGTATTTCTTGGTGATGATGCATTTGCTTTAAGTAAGCGACTCATGAAGCCATTTCCAGGTAGCCATGAACAAGGTAGCAAACCCCGCATTTTTAATTACCGTCTATCACGAGCCCGAAGAATAGTAGAGAATACGTTCGGAATAATGGCTAGTGTTTTCCGTGTACTAAGGAAGCCAATGCTACTACAACCTGACAAAGTGGCACTAGTTACTATGACCTGTGTTATTctgcataattttttaagaagaagCAGGACATCACGATCGATGTACACTCCAGCGGGAACCTTTGATTCTGAAGATAATGGTATGGTTACAGGAGGGTCGTGGAGGGAAGATACCGCTGATATGACATCTATGTTACCTCTACAGAAAGTGCCTAGGAAGCCAGGTACCGCAGCAAAGGAATACAGAGAAGAGTTTGCTGAATACTTTATGAACAATGGAAAAATCCCCTGGCAAAATGACTACAGTTAA
- the LOC124372409 gene encoding uncharacterized protein LOC124372409 isoform X2: MDVDVDDALLAYHAFIILTGGYLLLKMKRKPRRRRWWAVSVNRNRSQYSGTNLLADLLKEPSGQFQNFCRMSNEDFSSLLAKVTPLIAKKDTKWRKAIPPNERLAITLRFLATGDSFKSLHYLFKVSPQIISEIIPEVCSSIIEVLKDVIKEGRGGKIPLI, encoded by the exons ATGGATGTCGATGTTGATGATGCTCTTCTTGCTTATCacgcttttataattttaactggaGGATATTTACTGCTAAAAATGAAAAGGAAACCTAGAAGAAGGAGATGGTGGGCGGTATCCGTAAATCGTAATAGAAGCCA GTACAGCGGTACAAACTTATTAGCAGATTTGTTAAAAGAGCCTTCTGGACAGTTCCAAAACTTCTGTAGAATGTCTAATGAAGATTTTAGTTCACTACTAGCAAAAGTAACACCTTTGATTGCTAAGAAAGATACAAAGTGGAGGAAAGCAATACCACCGAATGAACGTTTAGCCATAACCTTACGATTCCTAGCAACAGGAGATAGTTTTAAAAGCCTGCATTACTTGTTTAAAGTATCACCCCAAATAATATCAGAGATAATTCCAGAAGTATGCAGCTCAATAATTGAAGTACTGAAGGATGTTATTAAG GAGGGTCGTGGAGGGAAGATACCGCTGATATGA
- the LOC124372411 gene encoding uncharacterized protein LOC124372411: protein MEWPNELVLDFLQYYENEPVIWNPSHPNHKNRNEIYDAWKRIESKMGNKFSVTELKKKKDSLMASFRTCLKKVKESCKSGAGSDDIYKPNWFAYEIMERFLKDKNLPRETLSSEVAPPPNEEQFQAERNIDLPNLSDNVPSASREEPEQRNEAIVLPACATTSPNYASSSFKPPPRKKSRTAEEIEIKKKMDAAFTTLQSLQPKKEKHLCDIYGELVAAKLKSMDESTREICMHRIDNVLFEMRMVKGPATSGNTYFMQPSPSSSASVNSSPCPDETLTLYTVPSDSNELHALSGTVVVCSDAENSEHPPNVGLENYFSKFK, encoded by the exons ATGGAGTGGCCTAATGAGTTGGTGTTGGATTTCTTACAATACTATGAGAATGAACCAGTTATTTGGAACCCTTCTCATCCCaatcacaaaaatagaaatgaaatatacGATGCATGGAAAAGAATCGAAAGCAAGATGGGTAACAAGTTTTCTGTCAccgaattgaaaaagaaaaaagactCTCTGATGGCTTCATTTAGAACGTGTTTGAAAAAGGTTAAGGAAAGCTGTAAAAGTGGAGCCGGATCTGATGATATATACAAACCAAATTGGTTTGCTTATGAAATCATGGAAAGATTTCTCAAAGATAAGAACCTGCCAAGAGAGACACTTAGTTCagag GTGGCTCCACCTCCAAATGAAGAGCAATTCCAAGCCGAAAGGAACATAGATTTGCCAAATTTATCAGATAATGTACCATCTGCCAGCAGGGAAGAGCCTGAACAAAGAAACGAAG CTATTGTTCTACCTGCTTGTGCCACAACTTCGCCTAACTATGCCTCATCTTCCTTTAAACCTCCACCACGAAAAAAGTCCAGAACAGCTGAAGaaattgagataaaaaagaaGATGGATGCTGCGTTTACtactttacaatcacttcaaccaaaaaaagaaaaacacttatGTGACATATACGGCGAATTAGTTGCGGCAAAATTAAAATCGATGGACGAGTCTACAAGGGAAATATGTATGCACCGGATTGACAACGTTCTTTTTGAAATGAGAATGGTGAAAGGACCTGCAACATCGGGCAACACCTACTTCATGCAACCATCACCTTCCTCGTCAGCTTCTGTAAATTCATCCCCATGTCCTGATGAAACTTTAACATTGTACACAGTTCCAAGTGATTCCAACGAATTACATGCTCTCTCTGGAACTGTTGTAGTATGTTCTGATGCTGAAAATAGTGAACATCCTCCAAATGTTGGACTTGaaaactacttttccaaatttaaataa